One genomic segment of Coffea arabica cultivar ET-39 chromosome 6e, Coffea Arabica ET-39 HiFi, whole genome shotgun sequence includes these proteins:
- the LOC113694769 gene encoding homogentisate phytyltransferase 1, chloroplastic-like isoform X3 codes for MESLLIGSFAKPSYLPSFPLTSELSSPSSGLLGLKCKRWNNLEKQLAVIPKRRLLMSQHVGSDSSQKFVAFCWKGSDKYLVLSIISVSLLAVEKVSDFSPLFFTGMFEAIAAAFLMNIYIVGLNQLSDIDIDKVNKPYLPLASGEYSVKTGIIIVSSFVIMSFWLGWIVGSWPLFWALFVSFVLGTAYSMNVPWLRWKRFAFVAALCILAVRAVIVQLAFYLHIQTFVFRRPALLSKPVIFATAFMTFFSVVIALFKDIPDIVGDKIYGIESFSVRLGQERVFWICISLLQMAYIVAIFVGVTSSQLWSKYIMVGGHILLASILWRRAKSVDLESKTQIISFYMFIWKLFYAEYFLIPLVR; via the exons ATGGAGTCTCTGCTCATTGGGTCTTTTGCAAAGCCTTCATATTTACCTTCATTTCCTCTCACTTCTGAGctttcttctccttcctctg GACTGCTGGGTTTGAAGTGCAAAAGATGGAACAATCTAGAGAAACAGTTAGCAGTGATCCCAAAAAGGCGGCTTCTGATGAGTCAGCATGTTGGTAGCGACAGCAGCCAAAAATTTGTTGCTTTTTGCTGGAAAGGAAGTGATAAGTATTTG GTACTGAGCATAATTTCAGTTTCTCTACTTGCAGTCGAAAAGGTTTCAGATTTTTCTCCATTGTTTTTCACTGGGATGTTCGAG GCCATTGCTGCTGCCTTCTTGATGAACATATACATTGTTGGCCTGAATCAGTTGTCAGACATAGATATTGACAAG GTTAATAAGCCATATCTCCCATTGGCATCAGGGGAATATTCAGTCAAGACTGGTATAATAATTGTTTCATCATTTGTCATAATG AGCTTTTGGCTTGGATGGATAGTAGGCTCATGGCCATTATTTTGGGCTCTTTTTGTCAGCTTTGTGCTTGGGACTGCATACTCAATGAAC GTACCATGGTTGAGATGGAAGAGATTTGCATTTGTTGCTGCACTCTGCATCTTAGCTGTGCGAGCTGTAATTGTACAGTTAGCATTTTATTTGCACATTCAG ACTTTTGTATTCAGACGACCAGCTCTCTTGTCAAAGCCTGTAATTTTTGCCACTGCATTCATGACCTTCTTCTCCGTTGTTATTGCACTATTCAAG gatATTCCTGATATTGTTGGAGACAAGATATATGGTATTGAATCTTTTAGTGTCCGATTGGGTCAAGAGAGG GTGTTTTGGATTTGTATATCCCTTCTTCAAATGGCTTATATTGTCGCTATTTTTGTTGGAGTGACATCTTCCCAACTCTGGAGCAAGTACATTATG GTTGGTGGTCACATCCTCTTGGCTTCAATCCTTTGGAGGCGAGCCAAATCTGTTGATCTGGAAAGCAAGACACAAATAATATCCTTTTACATGTTCATCTGGAAG CTCTTTTATGCAGAGTATTTCCTCATACCTCTAGTAAGGTAA
- the LOC113694769 gene encoding homogentisate phytyltransferase 1, chloroplastic-like isoform X2, with translation MESLLIGSFAKPSYLPSFPLTSELSSPSSGLLGLKCKRWNNLEKQLAVIPKRRLLMSQHVGSDSSQKFVAFCWKGSDKYLVNAVSEHPFESEPSNSPLKSLQASLDAFYRFSRPHTVIGTVLSIISVSLLAVEKVSDFSPLFFTGMFEAIAAAFLMNIYIVGLNQLSDIDIDKVNKPYLPLASGEYSVKTGIIIVSSFVIMSFWLGWIVGSWPLFWALFVSFVLGTAYSMNVPWLRWKRFAFVAALCILAVRAVIVQLAFYLHIQDIPDIVGDKIYGIESFSVRLGQERVFWICISLLQMAYIVAIFVGVTSSQLWSKYIMVGGHILLASILWRRAKSVDLESKTQIISFYMFIWKLFYAEYFLIPLVR, from the exons ATGGAGTCTCTGCTCATTGGGTCTTTTGCAAAGCCTTCATATTTACCTTCATTTCCTCTCACTTCTGAGctttcttctccttcctctg GACTGCTGGGTTTGAAGTGCAAAAGATGGAACAATCTAGAGAAACAGTTAGCAGTGATCCCAAAAAGGCGGCTTCTGATGAGTCAGCATGTTGGTAGCGACAGCAGCCAAAAATTTGTTGCTTTTTGCTGGAAAGGAAGTGATAAGTATTTGGTGAATGCTGTCTCTGAACACCCTTTTGAATCTGAACCTTCGAACAGCCCCCTGAAGTCACTTCAAGCCAGTTTAGATGCTTTCTATCGGTTTTCACGTCCCCACACTGTTATAGGAACA GTACTGAGCATAATTTCAGTTTCTCTACTTGCAGTCGAAAAGGTTTCAGATTTTTCTCCATTGTTTTTCACTGGGATGTTCGAG GCCATTGCTGCTGCCTTCTTGATGAACATATACATTGTTGGCCTGAATCAGTTGTCAGACATAGATATTGACAAG GTTAATAAGCCATATCTCCCATTGGCATCAGGGGAATATTCAGTCAAGACTGGTATAATAATTGTTTCATCATTTGTCATAATG AGCTTTTGGCTTGGATGGATAGTAGGCTCATGGCCATTATTTTGGGCTCTTTTTGTCAGCTTTGTGCTTGGGACTGCATACTCAATGAAC GTACCATGGTTGAGATGGAAGAGATTTGCATTTGTTGCTGCACTCTGCATCTTAGCTGTGCGAGCTGTAATTGTACAGTTAGCATTTTATTTGCACATTCAG gatATTCCTGATATTGTTGGAGACAAGATATATGGTATTGAATCTTTTAGTGTCCGATTGGGTCAAGAGAGG GTGTTTTGGATTTGTATATCCCTTCTTCAAATGGCTTATATTGTCGCTATTTTTGTTGGAGTGACATCTTCCCAACTCTGGAGCAAGTACATTATG GTTGGTGGTCACATCCTCTTGGCTTCAATCCTTTGGAGGCGAGCCAAATCTGTTGATCTGGAAAGCAAGACACAAATAATATCCTTTTACATGTTCATCTGGAAG CTCTTTTATGCAGAGTATTTCCTCATACCTCTAGTAAGGTAA
- the LOC113697609 gene encoding uncharacterized protein produces MEGTLFPNRPGFPIQQTKPTIQPPNQRLKFNTSTLLPPLHQQLLPQQQQQPKTACSSSFPIDSLLQHLLHISNNKPPIIKSAKSNGTHFTSALISSENGEFEETRLANSIAIPRIERYREEHAFQTGSGNGALDFLPLDCKLMLNSILEYPVSSLSKYLDSVKFQLLEVDLMSLLKGLDVLGNWEKAIILFEWLVMNDTKDKLDNQVIELMVKILGRESQYLVTSKLFDLLPVEEYLLDVRACTTILHAYSRTEKYDKAIALFGYMKEKGLYPTLVTYNVMLDVYGKKGRSWNEIVGLLEEMRSEGLQFDEFTCSTVISACGREGLLEEAKGFFDELKKRGFVPGTVSYNSLLQVFGKAGVLPEALNVLKEMEENQCLPDSVTYNELVATYVRAGFHEEAAALIGTMTEKGIMPNAVTYTTVIDAYGKAGKEDKAFTWFKHMKKAGCVPNVCTYNAILGMLGKKSRLEEMMEIVCDMKINGCAPNRVTWNTMLAMCGSKGMHKYVNRVFEEMKNCGFEPDRDTFNTLISAYGRCGSRVDASTMYDEMMKAGFMPCVTTYNALLNALARRGDWRAAEKIILDMKNKGFKPSETSHSLLLNCYSKGGNVRGIEKIAKDIYDGRIYPSWMLLRTLVLANFKCRSLMGMERAFQEFKNHGYNPDLVMFNSMLSVFSRNKMLDRAHEMLHLICESGLQPDLITYNSLMDMYARAGDCWKAEEILNGLQRSGGEPDLVSYNTVIKGFCRQGLMQEAIRVFSEMTSRGIRPCIVTYNTFVAGFAGRGLFSQVDELIDYMIQHNCRPNELTYKTIVDGYCKAKKYKEAMDFVSNIKERDASCDEQSLHRLALRVRENVES; encoded by the coding sequence ATGGAAGGGACCCTTTTTCCCAATAGGCCTGGATTTCCAATCCAACAAACAAAACCAACAATTCAACCGCCTAACCAACGCTTGAAATTCAATACTTCAACTCTCCTTCCTCCTTTACATCAACAATTGCTGCCGCAGCAACAGCAGCAACCAAAGACTGCTTGTTCATCTTCTTTTCCTATTGATTCTCTCCTCCAACACCTTCTCCATATCTCCAACAATAAGCCACCTATCATCAAATCAGCCAAAAGCAATGGAACCCACTTCACTTCAGCTCTCATTTCTTCAGAAAATGGAGAATTTGAAGAAACCCGTTTGGCCAATTCAATTGCTATCCCAAGAATTGAGAGATACAGGGAAGAGCATGCTTTTCAGACAGGCAGTGGTAATGGGGCCCTTGATTTTCTCCCCCTGGACTGTAAGTTGATGCTTAATTCAATTCTTGAATACCCCGTTTCTAGTTTGAGTAAATACCTTGATTCTGTCAAGTTTCAGTTATTGGAAGTTGATTTGATGAGTTTGTTGAAAGGTTTAGATGTTCTAGGCAATTGGGAAAAAGctataattttgtttgaatgGCTTGTCATGAATGATACTAAGGACAAGTTGGACAACCAAGTTATTGAATTAATGGTTAAGATTCTTGGGAGGGAGTCTCAATACTTGGTCACCTCAAAACTGTTTGATTTACTTCCCGTTGAGGAGTATTTGTTGGATGTCCGAGCATGTACTACAATTCTTCATGCATATTCTCGTACTGAAAAGTACGATAAGGCTATAGCATTGTTTGGATACATGAAAGAAAAGGGCTTATATCCAACTTTAGTTACCTACAATGTGATGTTGGATGTTTACGGTAAAAAGGGCCGGTCTTGGAATGAAATTGTTGGCCTTCTTGAAGAAATGAGGAGCGAAGGGCTTCAGTTTGATGAGTTCACTTGCAGCACTGTGATATCAGCATGTGGCCGTGAAGGGTTGTTGGAGGAAGCAAAGGGGTTTTTCGATGAACTGAAGAAACGAGGATTTGTTCCTGGAACAGTTAGTTACAATTCACTTCTCCAAGTGTTTGGGAAGGCAGGGGTTCTTCCGGAGGCTTTGAATGTTTTgaaagagatggaggaaaatcaATGTCTTCCAGACTCGGTAACTTACAATGAACTTGTGGCAACATATGTGAGGGCTGGATTCCATGAAGAAGCAGCTGCTTTAATTGGTACAATGACGGAAAAGGGGATAATGCCAAATGCTGTGACTTACACTACAGTGATAGATGCCTATGGCAAAGCTGGGAAGGAGGACAAGGCATTTACTTGGTTCAAACATATGAAGAAAGCGGGTTGTGTCCCTAATGTGTGCACTTATAATGCTATCCTTGGGATGCTAGGGAAGAAGTCACGATTGGAGGAGATGATGGAAATTGTCTGTGATATGAAAATAAATGGTTGTGCCCCCAATCGTGTGACTTGGAATACAATGCTTGCCATGTGTGGTAGTAAAGGAATGCATAAATATGTTAATCGTGTTTTCGAAGAGATGAAGAATTGTGGCTTTGAGCCTGATAGAGACACATTCAATACCTTAATTAGTGCATACGGTCGATGTGGTTCACGAGTTGATGCTTCGACGATGTATGATGAGATGATGAAAGCAGGCTTTATGCCATGTGTTACAACTTATAATGCACTTCTAAATGCTCTGGCCCGTAGAGGTGATTGGAGAGCAGCAGAAAAGATAATTTTGGACATGAAGAATAAGGGCTTCAAGCCCAGTGAAACATCACACTCCTTGTTGCTTAATTGCTACTCAAAGGGTGGCAATGTGAGGGGCATAGAAAAGATTGCAAAAGATATCTACGATGGCCGCATCtatcccagttggatgcttttGAGGACCCTTGTTCTTGCAAATTTCAAGTGTAGGTCTCTCATGGGTATGGAGAGAGCATTCCAAGAATTCAAGAACCATGGATATAATCCTGACTTAGTTATGTTCAACTCAATGCTTTCCGTTTTTTCCAGGAACAAAATGTTGGATCGTGCCCATGAGATGCTGCACTTGATCTGTGAGAGTGGATTGCAGCCAGATCTCATTACTTACAATAGCTTGATGGATATGTATGCTAGAGCAGGTGATTGCTGGAAAGCTGAAGAAATCCTCAATGGACTGCAAAGAAGTGGTGGAGAACCTGATCTTGTTTCCTATAATACTGTCATCAAGGGGTTCTGCAGGCAAGGTCTCATGCAGGAGGCAATCAGAGTTTTCTCAGAAATGACATCCAGGGGAATTCGTCCCTGCATTGTTACGTACAACACGTTTGTTGCTGGCTTTGCTGGACGAGGACTGTTCTCACAAGTAGATGAATTAATAGACTACATGATCCAGCATAACTGCAGACCAAATGAGTTAACATACAAGACAATAGTAGATGGTTATTGTAAAGCAAAAAAGTACAAGGAAGCCATGGATTTTGTTTCAAATATTAAGGAAAGGGACGCTTCCTGTGATGAGCAGTCCTTGCATAGACTTGCATTACGGGTCAGGGAAAATGTGGAGTCGTga
- the LOC113694769 gene encoding homogentisate phytyltransferase 1, chloroplastic-like isoform X1, whose product MESLLIGSFAKPSYLPSFPLTSELSSPSSGLLGLKCKRWNNLEKQLAVIPKRRLLMSQHVGSDSSQKFVAFCWKGSDKYLVNAVSEHPFESEPSNSPLKSLQASLDAFYRFSRPHTVIGTVLSIISVSLLAVEKVSDFSPLFFTGMFEAIAAAFLMNIYIVGLNQLSDIDIDKVNKPYLPLASGEYSVKTGIIIVSSFVIMSFWLGWIVGSWPLFWALFVSFVLGTAYSMNVPWLRWKRFAFVAALCILAVRAVIVQLAFYLHIQTFVFRRPALLSKPVIFATAFMTFFSVVIALFKDIPDIVGDKIYGIESFSVRLGQERVFWICISLLQMAYIVAIFVGVTSSQLWSKYIMVGGHILLASILWRRAKSVDLESKTQIISFYMFIWKLFYAEYFLIPLVR is encoded by the exons ATGGAGTCTCTGCTCATTGGGTCTTTTGCAAAGCCTTCATATTTACCTTCATTTCCTCTCACTTCTGAGctttcttctccttcctctg GACTGCTGGGTTTGAAGTGCAAAAGATGGAACAATCTAGAGAAACAGTTAGCAGTGATCCCAAAAAGGCGGCTTCTGATGAGTCAGCATGTTGGTAGCGACAGCAGCCAAAAATTTGTTGCTTTTTGCTGGAAAGGAAGTGATAAGTATTTGGTGAATGCTGTCTCTGAACACCCTTTTGAATCTGAACCTTCGAACAGCCCCCTGAAGTCACTTCAAGCCAGTTTAGATGCTTTCTATCGGTTTTCACGTCCCCACACTGTTATAGGAACA GTACTGAGCATAATTTCAGTTTCTCTACTTGCAGTCGAAAAGGTTTCAGATTTTTCTCCATTGTTTTTCACTGGGATGTTCGAG GCCATTGCTGCTGCCTTCTTGATGAACATATACATTGTTGGCCTGAATCAGTTGTCAGACATAGATATTGACAAG GTTAATAAGCCATATCTCCCATTGGCATCAGGGGAATATTCAGTCAAGACTGGTATAATAATTGTTTCATCATTTGTCATAATG AGCTTTTGGCTTGGATGGATAGTAGGCTCATGGCCATTATTTTGGGCTCTTTTTGTCAGCTTTGTGCTTGGGACTGCATACTCAATGAAC GTACCATGGTTGAGATGGAAGAGATTTGCATTTGTTGCTGCACTCTGCATCTTAGCTGTGCGAGCTGTAATTGTACAGTTAGCATTTTATTTGCACATTCAG ACTTTTGTATTCAGACGACCAGCTCTCTTGTCAAAGCCTGTAATTTTTGCCACTGCATTCATGACCTTCTTCTCCGTTGTTATTGCACTATTCAAG gatATTCCTGATATTGTTGGAGACAAGATATATGGTATTGAATCTTTTAGTGTCCGATTGGGTCAAGAGAGG GTGTTTTGGATTTGTATATCCCTTCTTCAAATGGCTTATATTGTCGCTATTTTTGTTGGAGTGACATCTTCCCAACTCTGGAGCAAGTACATTATG GTTGGTGGTCACATCCTCTTGGCTTCAATCCTTTGGAGGCGAGCCAAATCTGTTGATCTGGAAAGCAAGACACAAATAATATCCTTTTACATGTTCATCTGGAAG CTCTTTTATGCAGAGTATTTCCTCATACCTCTAGTAAGGTAA
- the LOC113696336 gene encoding protein FAR1-RELATED SEQUENCE 5-like, which yields MESWEDEIGRRHLVELDEEMDEESDDCEYVNPSRIEAEDDVEEEPNKEGNDEEVYEVVHNMSHYDVMTMQFETVKDAECFYLNYGKAIGFGIRRGYKKKHPDGYVRYRAWLCNREGKRDDKHIERQDRQREPKAMTRVNCKACLKIRYDLKIKKYVVSGFISEHTHRLASPESVAFMRSHRRVSDGAYAQAHTLRRIGVGASQIVKLFALQAGRYGNIGFTPKDLYNKLHSKRMEEIAGGDAEAALAYMAGKNDGDLNFYFKYQLNDEGRLIRLFWADSRSRDDYRCFGDVLVFDSTYNTNGYDFPLVVFCGVNNHYSTCIFGCALLVGEGDDAYEWAITTFLEGMNDKKPCSVVTDGDKSMRKAIQKLLPNARHRLCSWHLECNANTNVKDKAFLDAFKGCMFMNCTPDQFELKWIEMVKKFDLTSNAWVQKMHRRKELWAMAYLRGSFFAGMRSTQRCEKMNHVLKMYLTPKLKLYEHIRSFEISIAWLRHEESRNRSETEHTDLLPATKMHSLERHAAELYTRKTFLMVREEMKMQGMYCRYNGIDDGVQCIHFLEHSYLKIEYRVQYNRFTGEMRCSCLKMETQGLPCCHMFRIMLFEHLDKIPENCILKRWTRKAKECLMLEDDTSNGSIRLTEMARYAKLISGCNNLCFHAAKTLEGFRRVEDMITTETVHVKEVQLRAEKLPIQSMTPTVSKKFGVLDPPSDRQARGAVAKGKRRQQEHRMCGNCSYLELHESGQGMDTIGGHARCQGSRQSCTQQSLFFKQDLTAMKMNGWGTAPSSSVGIIRKQESSSLCSTQEWHGSSSSYGRDPLVGMDFDVAEW from the exons ATGGAAAGTTGGGAAGATGAGATTGGCAGAAGGCATCTTGTTGAGCTTGACGAGGAGATGGACGAGGAATCAGATGATTGTGAGTATGTAAACCCAAGTAGAATAGAGGCAGAAGATGATGTGGAAGAAGAACCCAATAAAGAAGGGAACGATGAAGAAGTGTATGAGGTTGTTCATAACATGAGCCACTATGATGTGATGACAATGCAGTTTGAAACTGTCAAAGATGCAGAGTGTTTCTATTTGAACTACGGCAAAGCGATCGGGTTTGGGATTAGAAGGGGTTACAAGAAAAAACATCCAGACGGCTATGTAAGATACAGGGCCTGGTTGTGCAACCGTGAGGGCAAGAGAGATGACAAGCATATTGAGCGGCAGGATCGACAGAGAGAGCCAAAGGCTATGACTCGGGTAAACTGCAAAGCATGTTTAAAGATCAGGTAtgatttgaaaataaagaaatatgtCGTGTCAGGATTCATAAGTGAGCATACGCATAGACTTGCAAGCCCTGAGAGTGTCGCTTTCATGAGATCCCATCGTCGTGTCTCTGATGGTGCTTATGCCCAGGCCCACACACTGAGAAGGATTGGTGTGGGTGCAAGTCAAATAGTTAAGCTGTTTGCATTGCAAGCTGGTAGGTATGGGAACATAGGATTTACGCCTAAAGACCTTTACAATAAGCTACATAGCAAGCGGATGGAGGAGATTGCCGGAGGTGATGCTGAAGCTGCACTTGCATACATGGCAGGTAAGAATGACGGTGACctgaatttttatttcaaatatcAGTTGAATGACGAAGGTCGGTTGATTAGGCTATTCTGGGCTGATTCACGTAGTCGTGATGACTACCGGTGCTTTGGCGATGTGTTAGTTTTTGATAGCACGTATAATACAAATGGATACGACTTTCCACTTGTGGTTTTCTGTGGAGTGAACAATCACTATTCGACGTGCATTTTTGGATGTGCTTTACTGGTTGGAGAGGGAGACGATGCCTATGAATGGGCTATAACGACATTTTTAGAGGGTATGAATGACAAGAAACCATGCTCCGTTGTAACTGATGGGGATAAATCAATGAGAAAGGCAATTCAAAAGTTGCTGCCTAACGCCCGACATAGGTTGTGTAGTTGGCACTTGGAGTGTAATGCTAACACAAACGTTAAGGACAAGGCATTTCTTGATGCATTTAAAGGATGCATGTTCATGAATTGCACGCCTGACCAGTTCGAGTTGAAATGGATAGAGATGGTGAAAAAATTCGACTTGACCTCCAATGCTTGGGTTCAGAAAATGCATCGAAGAAAAGAATTGTGGGCAATGGCATACCTGCGGGGCAGTTTCTTTGCTGGGATGCGGAGCACCCAAAGGTGTGAAAAAATGAACCATGTATTGAAGATGTatttgacaccaaaattgaaaTTGTATGAGCACATTCGATCATTCGAAATTTCCATTGCGTGGCTGAGACATGAGGAGAGTAGAAATAGAAGTGAAACAGAGCACACAGATTTACTTCCAGCAACGAAAATGCACTCCCTTGAGAGGCATGCAGCTGAATTATACACGAGAAAGACATTTTTAATGGTTAGGgaagaaatgaaaatgcaaggcATGTACTGTAGGTATAATGGGATTGACGATGGGGTCCAATGTATCCATTTTCTTGAACACTCTTACTTGAAGATTGAGTATAGAGTTCAATACAACAGGTTTACCGGGGAGATGAGATGCTCATGCTTGAAAATGGAAACCCAGGGCCTACCATGTTGTCATATGTTTCGAATAATGCTGTTTGAACACTTGGATAAGATTCCAGAAAATTGTATATTAAAGAGATGGACCCGTAAGGCGAAGGAGTGTTTGATGTTAGAGGATGATACTTCAAATGGTAGCATAAGGTTGACTGAGATGGCCAGGTACGCGAAACTTATTTCTGGATGCAATAACTTGTGCTTTCATGCGGCAAAAACATTGGAGGGATTCCGACGCGTAGAGGATATGATTACAACTGAGACAGTCCACGTGAAAGAAGTGCAATTGAGAGCTGAAAAACTTCCCATTCAATCGATGACTCCCACTGTGTCAAAAAAATTTGGAGTCCTTGACCCACCTTCTGATAGGCAGGCAAGAGGTGCAGTAGCAAAGGGAAAACGCAGACAGCAGGAGCATAGGATGTGCGGCAACTGCAG TTATTTGGAATTGCATGAATCAGGGCAAGGGATGGACACAATAGGAGGTCATGCAAGATGCCAAGGCAGCCGGCAGTCTTGCACCCAACAGAGCCTTTTCTTCAAGCAGGACTTAACAGCGATGAAGATG aatggATGGGGCACCGCACCCAGCAGCAGCGTGGGGATCATCAGAAAACAGGAAAGCAGTAGTCTTTGTAGTACTCAA GAATGGCATGGATCCTCAAGCTCATATGGACGTGACCCATTGGTGGGAATGGACTTCGATGTAGCCGAATGGTGA